The Nomascus leucogenys isolate Asia unplaced genomic scaffold, Asia_NLE_v1 000986F_63216_qpd_obj, whole genome shotgun sequence DNA window aggagaatggcgtgaacccgggaggcggaacttgcagtgaggggagatggcgccactgcactccagcctgggggacagcgaggctccgtctcaaaaaaaaataaaaataaaataaaataataaaaaaattaataataataaaaaaagtggcCCTTAAACTTGAACTTGCAGACAGCCTGCCTCAAATGGTTTGGCTGCAGCAGGCGTGTGTCTCTCCACGTCTCATACACTTCCAGGGACTCTCCTGCTACCTCCCCTACCAAGGCCTGGGTCACTCCAGTCATGGCCATGGACGCGACCATGTTCTAGGACGCTGAACTGCCAGAGATGGACGGTATCAGACTTCTAAAGGCTGCCTCTTTCCCTTTCCTAcccgcacacacacccacactgccTCCCATAATGTGAAGTGACCTATGGATACAGAGtctatttgtattttagaaagcaGATTTGAATGTGCGTTCATAGCAAACTAGCAGGAACAGCCCAGGACACAGGGAGCATTGCAAACACAGAGCTGCATACAGGAAAAGTCGAAGTGTGGGTCTCATCTACTGATCAAGTTAAACAAACATCACTGAGTTGCCATCAGGAAGAGATTTATTTGGTTAGTAGTCTAAACACAGGCATAGTCCAGTGAAAATGAACAGGTTTCTTGAAAATTGATGTAGAGCTGAAGTGCTGAAACTGGCTCACTGAAATATTTCACCTGACACTAGTGCCTTATGACCCTCAAGGTAGATtagaaattaacaaacaaaagcaCACAGAAACACCACCAAGACCTGATTTCTCCCTGTTTCCACTCCCAATTCTATGCTTAGCTACCTTTGGGCTCTTAACGACCCTCTCTGCGGAGGCGGCGGGCCAGCTGCATGTCTCTGGGCATAATTGTGACGCGCCTGGCATGGATGGCACACAGGTTGGTGTCTTCAAAGAGTCGCACCAGGTAGGCCTCGCTGGCCTCCTGCAGGGCGCCAATGGCCGCGCTCTGGAAGCGCAGGTCCGGGCTGATGGCCTGGGCGATCTCGCGCACCAGGCGCTGGAAGGGCAGCTTGCGCAGGAGCAGCTGCGTGGACTTCTGGTACTTTCTGATTTCCCGCAGCGCCAGAGTGCCAGGCTTGTAGCGGTGAGGCTTCTTGATCCCTCCTTTAGGCGGCGCCCTTTTTCCGACGGCTTTGGTGGCCAGGGGCTTCCTGGGGGCCTGCCAGGCGGTGGCTTTGCGGGCGGTCTGCTTGGTGCGCGCCATGATGCGGGGCCT harbors:
- the LOC100588055 gene encoding histone H3.Y-like, whose protein sequence is MARTKQTARKATAWQAPRKPLATKAVGKRAPPKGGIKKPHRYKPGTLALREIRKYQKSTQLLLRKLPFQRLVREIAQAISPDLRFQSAAIGALQEASEAYLVRLFEDTNLCAIHARRVTIMPRDMQLARRLRREGR